In the genome of Odocoileus virginianus isolate 20LAN1187 ecotype Illinois chromosome 17, Ovbor_1.2, whole genome shotgun sequence, the window ACGGCGACGCGGACAAGAAGGCCGCTCGCAGCAAGCCCTACGCAATGCGCTGGAAACAGCACCGGGCtctggaagaaacagaagaggacCATGAAGAGGATCCCATGATGTATCCAGAAATGGAAttagaaagtgagaaagaaaataaagatcagaacCAGTCTAAACCTAAGCATGATGGCCGGCGGCGGATTCGGGAGGATGGGCTCATGAAGATCTACGTGCTGCAGCTGCTGGCGAGGACAGTGTTCGAGGTGGGTTTCCTGGTTGGGCAGTATTTCCTGTATGGCTTCCAGGTCCACCCGTTTTACGTGTGCAGCAGACTCCCTTGCCCTCATAAGATAGACTGCTTTATTTCTAGACCCACTGAAAAGACCATCTTTCTTCTGATAATGTATGGTGTTACAGGCCTTTGCCTATTGCTTAACATTTGGGAGATGCTTCATTTAGGATTTGGGACAATTCGAGACTCACTAAACAGTAAAAGGAGGGAACTGGAAGATCCGGGTGCTTATAGTTATCCTTTCACTTGGAATACGCCATCTGCTCCCCCTGGCTATAACATTGCCGTCAAACCAGATCAAATCCAGTACACCGAACTGTCCAACGCTAAGATTGCCTACAAGCAAAACAAGGCCAACATCGCCCAGGAGCAGCAGTACGGCGGCCATGAGGACAGCCTCCCACCCGACCTGGAGACTCTGCAGAGGGAAATCAGAATGGCTCAGGAACGCCTGGATCTGGCCATCCAGGCCTACAGTCACCAAAACAACCCCCATGGTTCCcgggaaaaaaaagccaaagtgGGGTCCAAAGCTGGGTCCAATAAAAGCAGTGCTAGTAGCAAATCAGGGGATGGGAAGACCTCCGTCTGGATTTAGTCTTGGCTGGGCTTAAAGCTTGTGCTTTCATAGTTCATGGTAAGCAGCGGCTGGCTGAATAATGACTTCCGTGGAGTAAACATTTGGCTCTGCTTCTCTTCAGGGATGCTGTTGGCTCATGATCCAAGCTCAGGGGACTCTGAAGGTGGGGCTGGGACAAGGGGGAGAGAACGGGAAACACAGCGTTCCTGGACACGAGTTCCAGCAATAATACAGTTGCAGAACTTTACATTTTTGTCTTCCAGATCtggaaaagaacagatatatttAAATCATTCTTGTTGAACAGTTTTTGTATGTACAGTAttatggtactttttttttttttttagtatgagaacttttttttgtatttgtacaTTGGACCACTGTAGTTATACTTTtatattaaaggggaaaaaaatccttaagGTAATGCCTATTAGGCTAGTGTTATTACTTTGTTCAGCAAACTCTACCTGGGGTTTAAAGTTTTAATAGATACTACACACCTAATAAAAAGTGCCTCTCGTGTTACAGGGACGATTTCAGATATGTGAGGAGCCGAACGGGGATGAGTCAGTTCTCAGCCTCAGAGAGGAAGTCCACGGTAGAAGGAGATGGAGATCTCTCTCTGACTTGAGAAATCTTTGAATCTTATTCATATGCCCAGAGTTGTATCTAGTCTTTGAAaagctatttttgttttcaagtgaTTCACTGCAGGAGTCCTTTAAATACCAAGCCTTGCTTTGATGGTGTGTACATAATGTCAGTTGTTTCAAAAGTCTGATGCACAAAGGTGTCCTCAGCCAGTAGCAGTGTGGAGACCGTGGCTAGAACTGTCCTGAGATTCCTCTATCACCAAGCAAAGCCATGCCTAGAAAATAAGCCCTGATGTTTAGTTGTGGGCCTGTTTGATTTGCCTTAAATCTGAATCAAAAAATCTGCCTCTCTCTGGTTTCTTAAGATGCTAgtgatgtttttctttatatgttaACAGTAAAAAAACGAAAATTCCCTTCTAGGCTAAAAATTAATCAAAGCCACTTACACTGCATGTGGCAGAAGGCCTAAATTCAACTTCCTTACTTCTTATCATTTACCATGGAATTTTTATAATTGACCTACTTCTGCCAAAGTAGGTTTTTGCCTGGAAGACCAGTTCAGACCTGGGATTCTATCTGTAAATAGTCTGAAGGAGAATTT includes:
- the GJC1 gene encoding gap junction gamma-1 protein; amino-acid sequence: MSWSFLTRLLEEIHNHSTFVGKIWLTVLIVFRIVLTAVGGESIYYDEQSKFVCNTEQPGCENVCYDAFAPLSHVRFWVFQIILVATPSVMYLGYAIHKIAKMEHGDADKKAARSKPYAMRWKQHRALEETEEDHEEDPMMYPEMELESEKENKDQNQSKPKHDGRRRIREDGLMKIYVLQLLARTVFEVGFLVGQYFLYGFQVHPFYVCSRLPCPHKIDCFISRPTEKTIFLLIMYGVTGLCLLLNIWEMLHLGFGTIRDSLNSKRRELEDPGAYSYPFTWNTPSAPPGYNIAVKPDQIQYTELSNAKIAYKQNKANIAQEQQYGGHEDSLPPDLETLQREIRMAQERLDLAIQAYSHQNNPHGSREKKAKVGSKAGSNKSSASSKSGDGKTSVWI